Proteins encoded in a region of the Zea mays cultivar B73 chromosome 4, Zm-B73-REFERENCE-NAM-5.0, whole genome shotgun sequence genome:
- the LOC103654071 gene encoding GDSL esterase/lipase At5g37690, producing MAALAVVFAITAISGAVAAADDVASSTAARNFTVASPPSPTTTTSGPVTYVFGDSMSDVGNNNYFPTSLAKSNYPWYGIDYPGREATGRFTNGKTIGDYMAEKFGVPPPPPFLSLRMTGKDVLGGVNFASGGAGILNETGVYFVQYLSFDEQISCFEIVKRAMIAKIGKDAAEAAANAALFQIGLGSNDYINNFLQPFMADGTTYTHDQFIRLLITALDRQLKRLYGLGARKVAFNGLPPLGCIPSQRVRSTDGKCLSHVNDYAVQFNAAAKKLLDGLNAKLPGAQMGLADCYSVVMELIEHPEENGFTTAHTSCCNVDTEVGGLCLPNTRPCSDRSAFVFWDAYHTSDAANKVIADRLWADMTSAGHGSASATPHVAASSPDVAPSPSPSQDY from the exons aTGGCAGCTCTCGCCGTGGTCTTCGCCATCACCGCCATCAGCGGCGCGGTGGCGGCGGCCGACGATGTTGCGTCTTCTACGGCCGCTAGAAATTTCACGGTAGCGTCTCCTCCCTCTCCGACGACGACGACCAGTGGTCCGGTGACGTACGTGTTCGGCGACTCGATGTCGGACGTGGGCAACAACAACTACTTCCCCACGTCCCTCGCCAAGTCCAACTACCCCTGGTACGGCATCGACTACCCCGGCCGCGAGGCCACCGGGAGGTTCACCAACGGAAAGACCATCGGAGACTACATGG CCGAGAAGTTCGGCGTCCCGCCCCCGCCGCCGTTCCTGTCGCTGAGGATGACAGGCAAGGACGTGCTCGGCGGCGTCAACTTCGCCTCCGGCGGCGCCGGCATCCTGAACGAGACGGGCGTCTACTTC GTTCAGTACCTCTCGTTCGACGAGCAGATATCGTGCTTCGAGATCGTCAAGAGGGCGATGATCGCCAAGATCGGCAAGGACGCCGCGGAGGCCGCTGCTAATGCGGCCTTGTTCCAGATTGGACTCG GGAGCAACGACTACATCAACAACTTCCTGCAGCCATTCATGGCGGACGGCACCACGTACACGCACGACCAGTTCATCCGCCTCCTCATCACCGCCCTAGACCGGCAGCTCAAG CGGCTGTACGGGCTCGGCGCGCGGAAGGTGGCGTTCAACGGGCTGCCCCCGCTGGGCTGCATCCCGTCGCAGCGCGTCCGCTCCACGGACGGCAAGTGCCTGTCCCACGTCAACGACTACGCCGTGCAGTTCAACGCGGCCGCCAAGAAGCTGCTCGACGGCCTGAACGCCAAGCTGCCCGGCGCGCAGATGGGCCTCGCCGACTGCTACtccgtcgtcatggagctcatcGAACACCCCGAGGAGAACG GGTTCACGACGGCGCACACGTCGTGCTGCAACGTGGACACGGAGGTCGGAGGGCTGTGCCTGCCCAACACGAGGCCCTGCAGCGACCGCagcgcgttcgtgttctgggacgcCTACCACACCTCAGACGCCGCCAACAAGGTCATCGCGGACCGCCTCTGGGCCGACATGACGAGCGCCGGGCACGGGAGCGCCTCGGCTACTCCTCACGTCGCCGCGTCTAGCCCCGACGTGGCGCCGTCTCCATCCCCGTCTCAGGACTATTGA
- the LOC100194271 gene encoding APO2, whose protein sequence is MRTSTATCAILPPPTCSSRSLPLRSFIGLRWSAPRFQVRERAGASVAVVNGKPGCSFRLGVPTLNVCQSRQRSVVIRNEHAQNADLPRKYSKREKKPFPIPVLELRRRAKERMKAAQGKPKQPMPPPKNGMLVRRLIPVAYKVYNARILLINNLKRLMKVVPVKGCKYCSEIHVGSVGHPFRTCRGMSSDQRRGEHDWGSTLVEAVFLPVEAYHLEDRLGNRIPHDQRFTVPRIPALVELCIQAGVDLPEYPTKRRRKPIIKIGRKEFVDANEDDLPEPEPDRFRQPLLEELRYDEIIAPSSPEETVALAEETLEAWEAVRDGALKLMKGYAVRVCGYCPEVHVGPTGHKARNCGAFKHQQRNGQHGWQAAVLDDLIPPRYVWHMPESGEELQRELKTFYGQAPAVVEMCIQGGAKVPEKYKATMRLDIGIPSSLKEAEMVV, encoded by the exons ATGAGGACCTCAACGGCTACCTGTGCTATCCTCCCTCCGCCTACCTGCTCCTCCCGTAGTTTACCGCTCCGCAGCTTCATCGGTCTCCGGTGGTCCGCCCCCCGTTTCCAG GTTAGGGAGCGAGCTGGTGCGTCCGTAGCGGTTGTCAATGGCAAGCCGGGATGCAGCTTCAGACTCGG AGTACCTACTTTAAATGTTTGTCAATCTCGCCAAAGGTCTGTTGTCATTAGAAATGAACATGCTCAAAATGCTGACCTTCCACGAAAATATTCAAAAAGAGAGAAGAAACCATTTCCTATCCCAGTGCTGGAGTTAAGGCGCCGAGCAAAGGAGAGGATGAAGGCAGCACAAGGGAAACCGAAACAACCAATGCCTCCACCAAAAAACGGAATGTTAGTGCGTAGACTTATACCAGTTGCATACAAAGTGTACAATGCAAGAATTTTGCTGATCAACAACTTGAAGAGGCTTATGAAAGTAGTACCAGTAAAAGGCTGCAA GTATTGCAGCGAGATACATGTTGGATCTGTTGGACATCCTTTCCGAACATGCCGAGGAATGTCATCAGATCAACGTAGAGGAGAACATGACTGGGGAAGTACTCTAGTGGAGGCAGTTTTCTTACCCGTCGAAGCCTATCATCTAGAGGACCGTCTAGGGAATCGCATTCCTCATGATCAGAGGTTTACTGTACCCCGCATTCCCGCTCTCGTGGAACTTTGCATCCAAGCTGGAGTTGACCTCCCCGAGTACCCCACAAAGCGTCGAAGAAAGCCTATCATTAAAATCGGAAGAAAAGAGTTTGTTGATGCAAATGAAGACGACCTACCAGAACCAGAGCCTGACAGATTTAGGCAGCCACTTCTTGAGGAACTACGTTATGATGAGATTATTGCTCCATCTAGCCCAGAGGAGACGGTGGCTCTTGCCGAGGAGACACTTGAAGCGTGGGAGGCCGTTCGGGACGGAGCCTTGAAGCTTATGAAGGGCTATGCAGTGAGGGTTTGTGGATACTGCCCTGAGGTGCATGTTGGGCCAACTGGCCACAAAGCACGGAACTGTGGAGCTTTTAAGCACCAGCAGAGGAATGGACAACATGGATGGCAAGCAGCGGTGCTCGATGACCTGATACCTCCTAGGTACGTGTGGCACATGCCGGAATCCGGGGAAGAACTGCAGAGGGAGCTAAAGACCTTCTACGGTCAGGCACCAGCAGTTGTTGAGATGTGCATTCAGGGTGGCGCAAAAGTTCCGGAGAAGTATAAAGCCACTATGAGACTAGACATAGGAATCCCCTCTAGTTTGAAGGAGGCTGAAATGGTCGTCTGA
- the LOC100283401 gene encoding uncharacterized protein LOC100283401, translating into MGRQPCCEKIGIKKGPWTAEEDQKLVTFLLSHGHCCWRLVPKLAGLLRCGKSCRLRWTNYLRPDLKRGLLSEEEEALVIDLHAQLGNRWSKIAARLPGRTDNEIKNHWNTHIKKKLKKMGIDPVTHGPLAPATQPLALALAQQRDPPQVVREEERCDDDPSKQASSQGLAAVADEDDDVEETPASAAQPHGATTTSPASAAAGSVSPSCSSSASGADADADAAAWPGPIDLFLEVDGIMDMDWAGILSGCGDDDAADISGVDLFDHYAGDGFDEQVWM; encoded by the exons ATGGGCAGGCAGCCGTGCTGCGAGAAGATCGGTATCAAGAAGGGGCCGTGGACCGCGGAGGAGGACCAGAAGCTGGTCACCTTCCTCCTGTCTCACGGCCATTGCTGCTGGCGGCTCGTCCCCAAGCTCGCGG GGCTGCTGAGGTGCGGGAAGAGCTGCCGGCTGCGGTGGACCAACTACCTGAGGCCGGACCTCAAGCGCGGCCTCCTCTCGGAGGAGGAAGAGGCGCTGGTCATCGACCTCCACGCGCAGCTCGGCAACCGGTGGTCCAAGATCGCGGCGCGGCTGCCGGGGAGGACGGACAACGAGATCAAGAACCACTGGAACACCCACATCAAGAAGAAGCTCAAGAAGATGGGCATCGACCCCGTCACCCACGGGCCGCTCGCTCCGGCCACTCAACCTctggcgctggcgctggcgcaGCAGCGCGATCCTCCGCAGGTGGTGCGAGAAGAGGAACGTTGCGACGACGACCCCAGCAAGCAGGCATCGTCGCAAGGGCTGGCGGCGGTCgccgacgaggacgacgacgtggAGGAGACGCCGGCGAGCGCCGCCCAGCCGCACGGCGCGACGACCACCTCCCCTGCTTCCGCAGCGGCTGGATCCGTCTCGCCGTCCTGCTCCTCCTCGGCCTCCGGCGCGGACGCGGACGCGGACGCGGCCGCCTGGCCCGGCCCCATCGACCTCTTCCTCGAAGTGGACGGCATCATGGACATGGACTGGGCGGGCATCCTTTCGGGCTGCGGCGATGACGACGCCGCCGACATAAGCGGCGTCGATCTTTTCGACCATTACGCAGGCGATGGCTTTGATGAACAAGTCTGGATGTGA
- the LOC100285283 gene encoding uncharacterized protein LOC100285283: MREQQDSGDVTGRRGGVIRSLLGVERRLAEGDADAEGALGASSEKQHLAADSGEERKAVVRVVAADMPPALQRRAFRCARDELAAMPHFPRRLEPKRLALALKKEFDTAYGPAWHCIVGTSFGSYVTHARGGFLYFSVDKVYILLFRTAVEPSNH, translated from the exons ATGAGGGAGCAGCAGGATTCCGGCGACGTGACGGGGCGCCGGGGCGGGGTCATCAGGTCGCTGCTGGGCGTCGAGCGCCGGCTCGCGGAGGGCGACGCGGACGCCGAGGGGGCGCTCGGAGCCTCCTCGGAGAAGCAGCATTTGGCCGCGGACAGCGGCGAGGAGAGGAAGGCGGTGGTGAGGGTGGTGGCGGCTGACATGCCGCCCGCGCTGCAGCGCCGCGCGTTCCGCTGCGCCCGCGACGAGCTCGCGGCGATGCCGCACTTCCCGCGCCGGCTCGAGCCCAAGCGCCTCGCGCTGGCGCTCAAGAAG GAGTTTGATACTGCTTACGGGCCAGCTTGGCACTGCATCGTGGGGACGAGTTTCGGTTCGTATGTCACGCACGCCCGGGGCGGTTTCTTGTATTTTTCCGTCGATAAGGTCTACATCCTGCTCTTCAGGACAGCCGTGGAGCCCTCTAATCATTGA